ACGGCCAGTGTGATTGGCAGCGTGACCGGCAAGGGGTCGGGCCATATCACTGTGGTACCGTCATGAGCATTGAAGTTCGCTGAAGAGCATTCTCGGTCCACTCGTCATAATGGAGCCTCATCTGAGCCGGGGCTGTCTTGCCAGAATATGCGACGGCCTAGGCTACTTAGTGAAGCGCCATGAAGCATCGTCTTGTGGTCACATGGCAACTTCTCAAGTGAGTGTCGAAAGTGTTTTAGGACAAGGGGAGTCCTAGCCGGTCCGTATGTCACTGTCTACACACAGATGGTACACTGCGATATCCCTGAGGCACTCGGTCAGAAGATACACGGGCGAGGCAGTGCCAGACGACATACTCGATTCACTGGACCGCCTGATAGCTGAATTCCGCCCGTTTCGTGGAGCGAGGGCAGTGCTTGTGCGAACTCCTTCCAGGCAGTTCGTGAGGCGGTTCATTGGTGTGCTTGACAAGTCTGGTGTAGTTCACTACGTAGCCTTTCTCGGCGACATGACCAACTTGCATGTGCAGGAGGTGACGGGCTACATTGGAGAGGCTGTTGTCCTGGAGGCCACTGCTCTGGGATTGAACACATGCTGGATTGCAGCGTTGTTGAGAAAGGAGAGCATCGCAAGAGAAGTCGGGGCCGGTCCTAACGAGCAAGTCCTGGCCATAACTCCAGTGGGGTATGCAGAGAATGAGTCGGAACGCGTGGAGAGTCTTAGACGCGGTCCGGCCAGACCGCATAATCGGAAGCCACTCGAGAAGCTGGTCATCGCTGGCGATGCGACACAAAACGACTGGTCACAGAGCGCCCTCGAAGCCGCTAGACTGGCGCCTTCAGCAGTGAACCGTCAGCCTTGGAGATTCTCCATTGACGACAGGTCCATTACAGTGTCGGCTGCTGAACTACGATATAGCTTTGGCGTTTCACCCCGGCTTGACTGTGGCATAGCCACACTGCACCTGCAGCTTGGAGCAATGATCAAGGGGGTGGAGTGCAGGGTGGATTTCCTCGAGCCGCCCGATGTTGCCAGACTCTCAGTCCAGTGAGAGATGAGCACCAGAAGCAAGTATGAAACGAGGACTCGAAGTACGCACGGCTAGGTATCGGTGCATCGTATACTTGGGTCAAGAACAGGCATGGTAGAGCCGTACACGAGGTCTGGATGAGTTCTGGGGCTGGGCTCCGCTCTGAGGTTCTCCTGCAAGGACATCTCAAACTCGCCAGTGTTGACCTCTCAGTGGCTTCTTCACTCAGCTCTGTCTCATTCTCTCTATCTCTCGAATGCGTTTCTCCTTGGCCATCTCTGCATTCTTGATTCGCTTCATCTGTTCATCAACGCGCTTCAGTGCCTCGGCGACTTCCTTGTCCCTTCGGCTTCGTATTCTTCGATAGTCCTTGTCCGCATCGCTCCACTCAGCCTTTGCTCGGCGCAGGTCTTCCTCAAGATTCTCGACCCGTATCCGCTTTGCCTCCGCTGCGGCCGAGTATCGCTCCATTTCCTTGTCAAGACTGGAGCGTATTCTTTCGAGTTCAGCCTCCAGCTGCCTGTGCTGGTCGGTGAAATGCGCTATGTCAGACTCTATCTCTCGTATCCTGCTGTCGTCAGAGTACTTGGACACAGTGGCCACTGAAGGGTACGGCACACCCACTGAGGGGGTTCGGGGTGTTGGCTGCTCGGTTCCTGTGGCAACATAGTCCGTCAGAGATCGGCTGCTCGATGCACCCATGGGGGCTGTCTTGGGGATAATGTGGATAGCTGGTGCTTCTGCC
This Candidatus Thorarchaeota archaeon DNA region includes the following protein-coding sequences:
- a CDS encoding nitroreductase family protein, whose protein sequence is MSLSTHRWYTAISLRHSVRRYTGEAVPDDILDSLDRLIAEFRPFRGARAVLVRTPSRQFVRRFIGVLDKSGVVHYVAFLGDMTNLHVQEVTGYIGEAVVLEATALGLNTCWIAALLRKESIAREVGAGPNEQVLAITPVGYAENESERVESLRRGPARPHNRKPLEKLVIAGDATQNDWSQSALEAARLAPSAVNRQPWRFSIDDRSITVSAAELRYSFGVSPRLDCGIATLHLQLGAMIKGVECRVDFLEPPDVARLSVQ